The following proteins are encoded in a genomic region of Castor canadensis chromosome 19, mCasCan1.hap1v2, whole genome shotgun sequence:
- the Znf774 gene encoding LOW QUALITY PROTEIN: zinc finger protein 774 (The sequence of the model RefSeq protein was modified relative to this genomic sequence to represent the inferred CDS: inserted 8 bases in 6 codons; deleted 1 base in 1 codon): MFPDRTITKISCSTWGGKWERALGLEGPHGAXFVQPRGLQELLHGKEAWCADCGKSFNLSACLIRHLRTHTGEXGFKKSSDLLTHCRTHTGEKPCHCSRCERKFGYSSTPIKHQRTHSGDRPYTCPECXESFHRSSNFITYQRVRMEVKPHRCDSSGDSSDQSLDLIKHQRTHTGQRPSQCPMCSKGFRDSSRFGAHVSIHSGERPFSCPDCHKSCSQSTHLVTHQRTHTGERPFKCKDRGKGFAHSSPLIKHQXSHLGGRPYKXSFSQSTHFTTNQCIHLGDRPYRCPMSECGKPFNQRSLFLTHQRTHTXRKRFHCSVCDKNFRQKAHLLCHQNTHSV; the protein is encoded by the exons ATGTTCCCTGACAGGACCATTACAAAGATTTCTTGTTCTACTTGGGGAGGAAAGTGGGAGAGGGCCCTGGGATTAGAAGGGCCCCATGGAGC CTTTGTGCAGCCGAGGGGTTTACAGGAGCTGCTGCATGGGAAAGAAGCCTGGTGTGCGGATTGTGGGAAGAGCTTTAACCTGAGCGCCTGTCTCATCAGACACCTGAGAACCCATACTGGCGA AGGCTTCAAGAAGAGCTCGGACCTGCTCACGCATTGCAGGAcacacactggggagaagccctgcCACTGCAGTAGGTGTGAGAGGAAGTTTGGCTACAGCTCGACACCCATCAAACATCAGAGAACCCACTCGGGAGACAGACCCTACACGTGCCCTGAGT CAGAGAGCTTTCATCGAAGCTCAAATTTCATCACTTACCAGAGGGTCCGCATGGAGGTAAAGCCTCACAGGTGTGACAGCTCTGGGGACAGTTCTGACCAGAGCTTGGACCTGATCAAGCACCAGCGAACCCACACAGGACAGCGGCCTTCCCAGTGCCCAATGTGCAGCAAGGGCTTCCGGGACAGCTCTCGTTTTGGAGCTCACGTGAGTATTCACTCAGGAGAACGGCCTTTCAGTTGTCCCGACTGCCACAAGAGTTGCAGTCAGAGCACACATCTGGTCACACACCAGAGGACACACACAGGTGAGAGGCCTTTCAAGTGCAAGGACCGTGGGAAAGGATTTGCGCACAGCTCTCCCCTCATCAAACACC TGAGTCACCTGGGAGGCAGACCTTACA TGAGCTTCAGCCAGAGCACTCACTTCACCACGAACCAATGCATCCACTTAGGGGACAGACCCTACCGATGTCCGATGTCT GAGTGTGGCAAACCCTTCAACCAGCGTTCCCTTTTCCTCACGCACCAGAGGACACATA GTAGAAAACGGTTCCATTGCAGTGTGTGTGACAAGAACTTCCGGCAGAAGGCACATCTCTTGTGCCATCAGAACACCCACTCGGTTTAG